The following are encoded in a window of Halorarum salinum genomic DNA:
- a CDS encoding complex I NDUFA9 subunit family protein, which translates to MKVLIAGGTGFIGGFLCRELHDRGHDVTAMARSPDDSALPDGVATVAGDVTDYDSIVDAVAGADAVVNLVALSPLFTPDGGNEMHDRIHRRGTENLLRAAGEADVERFVQQSALGADPNGDTHYIRAKGRAEEAVRGSDLPHVVTRPSVVFGEGGEFVSFTKRMKRTFAPGIPVFPLPGGGRTRFQPIWVEDLVPMLADCVEGEEHLGETYELGGPEVLTLRQVSEMVYEAEGKSISVMGLPMPLARVGLTVLGALGFPLGPDQYRSLKFDNTVGTNDVGAFGVDEADLETFGEYLGLADGRRTAQSTDATA; encoded by the coding sequence CGGCGATGGCCCGCTCTCCCGACGACTCGGCCCTCCCGGACGGCGTGGCGACGGTCGCGGGCGACGTGACCGACTACGACTCGATCGTCGATGCGGTCGCGGGCGCGGACGCGGTCGTGAATCTCGTCGCGCTCTCGCCGCTTTTCACCCCCGACGGCGGCAACGAGATGCACGACCGGATCCACCGGCGGGGAACCGAGAACCTCCTGCGGGCCGCCGGGGAGGCCGACGTCGAGCGCTTCGTTCAGCAGTCCGCGCTCGGCGCCGATCCGAACGGCGACACCCACTACATCCGCGCCAAGGGCCGCGCGGAGGAGGCGGTCCGGGGGAGCGACCTCCCCCACGTCGTCACCCGCCCGTCGGTCGTCTTCGGCGAGGGCGGGGAGTTCGTCTCGTTCACGAAGCGGATGAAGCGCACGTTCGCGCCGGGCATCCCCGTCTTTCCGCTTCCCGGGGGCGGGAGGACACGGTTCCAGCCCATCTGGGTGGAGGACCTCGTCCCGATGCTCGCTGACTGCGTCGAGGGGGAGGAACACCTCGGGGAGACGTACGAACTCGGCGGCCCGGAGGTGCTCACGCTCCGGCAGGTCTCCGAGATGGTGTACGAAGCGGAGGGGAAGTCGATCTCCGTGATGGGCCTCCCGATGCCGCTCGCACGGGTCGGACTGACGGTGCTCGGGGCGCTGGGCTTCCCGCTCGGACCCGACCAGTACCGCTCGCTGAAGTTCGACAACACGGTCGGGACGAACGACGTCGGGGCGTTCGGCGTCGACGAGGCGGACCTGGAGACGTTCGGCGAGTACCTCGGTCTAGCCGACGGTCGGAGGACGGCCCAATCGACCGATGCCACGGCGTAA
- a CDS encoding tubulin/FtsZ family protein translates to MKLALVGFGQAGGKIVDSFVDYDSRTGSDIVRAAVAVNTAKADLMGLENIPNEQRVLIGQSRVKGHGVGADNELGAEIAEEDIDEVQGAVDSIPVHEVDAFLVVAGLGGGTGSGGAPVLAKHLKRIYTEPVYGLGVLPGSDEGGIYTLNAARSFQTFVREVDNLMVFDNDAWRKTGESVSGGYDEINEEIVKRFGILFGAGEVEAGQEVAESVVDSSEIINTLSGGGVSTVGYASEEVEERSSGGLLSRLTGDDGGSDGLDTAHTTNRITSLVRKAALGRLTLPCEIEGAERALLVMAGPPQHLNRKGIERGRKWLEEQTGSMEVRGGDYPVSGSGFVASVILLSGVTNVPRIKELQQVAIEAQDNIDEIRQESDENLDSLVSDDEDELESLF, encoded by the coding sequence ATGAAACTCGCACTCGTCGGCTTCGGTCAGGCGGGGGGGAAGATCGTCGACTCGTTCGTTGACTACGACAGTCGGACCGGGAGCGACATCGTCCGCGCGGCGGTCGCGGTCAACACGGCGAAGGCCGACCTGATGGGGCTGGAGAACATTCCGAACGAGCAACGCGTGCTCATCGGTCAGTCGCGCGTGAAGGGTCACGGCGTCGGCGCCGACAACGAGCTCGGCGCGGAGATCGCCGAGGAGGACATCGACGAGGTGCAGGGCGCGGTCGACTCCATCCCGGTCCACGAGGTCGACGCGTTCCTCGTCGTCGCCGGCCTGGGAGGCGGCACCGGCTCGGGCGGCGCGCCCGTGCTCGCCAAGCACCTCAAGCGCATCTACACGGAGCCGGTGTACGGGCTGGGCGTCCTGCCCGGCTCGGACGAGGGCGGCATCTACACCCTCAACGCGGCCCGGTCGTTCCAGACGTTCGTCCGCGAGGTGGACAACCTCATGGTGTTCGACAACGACGCCTGGCGCAAGACCGGGGAGTCGGTGTCGGGCGGCTACGACGAGATCAACGAGGAGATCGTGAAGCGGTTCGGCATCCTCTTCGGCGCCGGCGAGGTCGAGGCCGGCCAGGAGGTCGCCGAGTCCGTCGTCGACTCCAGCGAGATCATCAACACCCTCTCGGGCGGCGGCGTGTCGACGGTCGGCTACGCGAGCGAGGAGGTCGAGGAGCGGTCCTCGGGCGGCCTGCTCTCGCGGCTCACCGGCGACGACGGCGGCAGCGACGGCCTCGACACGGCCCACACGACGAACCGCATCACCTCGCTCGTCCGGAAGGCGGCGCTCGGCCGGCTCACGCTCCCCTGCGAGATCGAGGGCGCCGAGCGCGCCCTGCTCGTCATGGCCGGCCCGCCCCAGCACCTGAACCGGAAGGGGATCGAGCGCGGCCGCAAGTGGCTCGAGGAGCAGACCGGCTCGATGGAGGTCCGGGGCGGCGACTACCCCGTCTCCGGCTCCGGCTTCGTGGCGTCGGTCATCCTGCTGTCGGGCGTGACGAACGTCCCGCGCATCAAGGAGCTCCAGCAGGTGGCGATCGAGGCGCAGGACAACATCGACGAGATCAGACAGGAGAGCGACGAGAACCTTGACAGCCTCGTCAGCGACGACGAGGACGAACTCGAGTCGCTGTTCTAG